A region of the Agrobacterium sp. RAC06 genome:
GGGTGCTAGTGGCTGCAAGGCTTCAACCACGCGGCGGGCGGTCTCCCGTTCTTCGCCTGACACTTCCGGATGGCGGTGCAGCTCGTGCCGAAAAGCCTGAAGCTCGATCACATCGCGGTTGGTCAGAAACATCGGTCCCTCCTCATGACACTGCGCGTCCGGTCTATACCATCGCGGGCCGTCGCCCAAGTCGAAGCGGGCACAAGGTTACAGGATCAGCTTGAGCGCGATGGCTGCCATGACAAAGGCGATCAAACCGTCGAGAACACGCCAGGCGACGGGCCTCGCGAACAAGGGGGCAAGCAGGCGCGCGCCATAACCCAGGCTGAAGAAGAAGGTGAAGGAAGCGGTCATCGCGCCGAGCGCAAAGGCGGTCTCCTGTCCGGCGTAGCGGGTCGAGATCGAGCCCAGCAGCACGACCGTATCGAGATAGACATGCGGATTGAGCCAGGTGAAGGCGAGGCAGGTGAGAAAGGCTGCCTTCATGCTCATCGCAGGTGTTTCTCCCGCCCTGAGGCTCGCACCCCCGGCCCAGGCGGAATGGGCGCTGCGCAGCGCATAGACGATCAGGAAGGCGGCCCCGCCATAGCGCATCACCGGTTCCAGCCAGTCGAGGCGCGACAGAACCGTTGCAAAACCCGCCACACCCAGCGCGATCAGGATCGCATCGGAGATTGCGCAGGTGAGGACGAGCGGCAGCACATGCTCCCGCCGCAGACCCTGACGCAAGATGAAGGCGTTCTGCGCGCCGATCGCGACAATGAGGCTGAGACCGAGCAGGAACCCGGCGGTAGCGGCAGTGAACATGGCGAACTCCCGTTGGCGATGCCGCTTTGACTAGTCGCCTCCGACAAATTAGAGAAGCTAATAAATCTAATGCAGGATAAGGGTTTCTGATGTTTGATCCGTCCCAGCTTGCCGCCCTGTCTGCCATTCTTCGGGCGGGCAGTTTCGAGCGGGCCGCCCAGATGCTGCATGTGACCCAATCGGCAATTTCCCAGCGTCTGCGGCAGCTTGAGGAACAGGTTGGCACATCGCTCGTCATCCGTTCGCAGCCATGCCGGGCGACCGAGGCCGGCGAACGCCTGTTTCGCCATGCTGAAGAGGTGCGTCTCCTGGAACAGGGTGTGCGCCGCGATCTCGGGCTTTCAACTCGCACAGGCGGCGACGCCGCCGGCTTCCCAACGCTGCGGCTTGCCGTCAATGCCGATAGCCTTGCGACCTGGTTCGTGGCAGCCATGCAGGATATCGAGGGCGTCTTGTTCGATCTCGTCATCGACGATCAGGATCACAGTGCCGACTGGTTGAAGCGCGGCGAG
Encoded here:
- a CDS encoding LysE/ArgO family amino acid transporter is translated as MFTAATAGFLLGLSLIVAIGAQNAFILRQGLRREHVLPLVLTCAISDAILIALGVAGFATVLSRLDWLEPVMRYGGAAFLIVYALRSAHSAWAGGASLRAGETPAMSMKAAFLTCLAFTWLNPHVYLDTVVLLGSISTRYAGQETAFALGAMTASFTFFFSLGYGARLLAPLFARPVAWRVLDGLIAFVMAAIALKLIL